A segment of the Macrobrachium nipponense isolate FS-2020 chromosome 1, ASM1510439v2, whole genome shotgun sequence genome:
gaaatatatttatatatatattatataatatatattatatatatctatatatattatattatatatatatatagagatatattatatacatatatacacataattatataatatatatatatctatctataatatatatatatatatatattatatatatatatatatgtaatatatatatacgtgaaagGCTGGAAAATTGGTGTCTGTCCTCATTACGCAACCTGGCTAAAACTGtttagggagggagggaaggagattTTAGTTGCTATTCAGTGGTCTACTGCTATCATACAGCTTATAAACTTGCCTAACGGTGTGTTGCAGATTGTAATGGCTCAGTGTAATTTTGAAGTCAAATTTACAAAAGCGCTTTTTCAAAAATATCATCAGTGTAAAAAAAATGGATTGCTAAAGAAGAGTACTATAAGACAATTGAAGACCTGAAGACAGCTGCCAGGGATCCATCTTCGAAGTCTCGTCATGGATACTACATTCTCAAGAAGTAAGATTTTATTATCTCTTATTATCGTTTCCGAACATACTTGAACTGAAACAGCCTACACCTGAGTTCACATCGCCACCCCACACCCATGAAGAGTCTCCAGCGCTCAGTCCGTCACCACTTACAAGACGTGAGCGTGAGATAACACAGGAAAGGAGGCGAGCAAGAGAAGAACAGCTCTCGCAAGCTTAGCGAATGGTTAAGCGAAGCAGGTTAGACTCGAAGGCAGGGGAAGCAGCAGATAATGTTGTAGTTCTTATTCCTTAAGAGTGGCATAATCAAGACCAAGTATTCACGCATCCAATTTAATCTTTGTCCGCAGAAACTTTTCACTCGGTCTGATGTCAAACAAGATGAACAAGTTTCCCTTCGGCAGGCTTTGAAATCTACAGCCACTTTGGTCAGGGTTTCTTAAAATGCGGCTGTGATACAGGCAAAAAAAATGTGTTCTACAAATCGATGTAATTGTTACAAGTGTAACAGTCGATGTTATAACAGTCTAACGTGTGCAAACAAGTGCCTAAGTAAATTTGTTCAACAGAATGttcaaatgtattttataattttgacTACTTGAATTTATTTCTACCTGTACAAACAAATGAGTAACGTAGTTCAGCGAAATGTTCGCAagtgttttatgattattttaattattttaacaagTACAACAAATAAGTAAATTCGTTCAGTAAATGctcaaaaatgtttataattattctaataattttaatcattttaagacATTCAACAAAATGTTTATATGTGTTATGTGATTATTTTAACATACTTGTAGATGTGATTTTAAAAagcacattaataaaaataaaaataaaaataataataatgctatgaataaacactccctccctccctccctcaaaaGTTTCAGCCAGGTTGTGTAATGAGGACACCAAATTTCCAGCCATTTCACGTAATAGCTGAATATTTAGTCGTTTTTCACGAAATGACCAAATGAAATGGTCATTTCGTGTACGACTGAAATTTCCAGGCATTACATGAAAAGAATAGTTTCACACTTTGACtgtagtatttatacatatatgtatatatatatatatatatatatatatagatatatatatatatatatatatatatatatgtatatatatatctatatttatttatatagtatatatatatatgtatatagtatatatatatatatatatatatatatatatatatatgcatacacccacacaccacacacacatatatatatatatatatatatatatatatatatatatatatatatactatatatatataaaacaccgtTGGTATTACTATTATCGcaaaagttatataataatagtaataataatatcgttaGTATTACTATTACGCCAAAGTTatgttaaaaataatgataattatcaatacggcgtcaataacctcgtcgtggCGACGCCAgaaagaactaacaaatcaattatCAATACGGTAATATTACTACTACTGATAATTAAGTGACTAACTGAAGCGACTACActatagaaaaaaatgaagagcatGGAAAACGTTTTACGGAAGATTATGATACAACTTGAACAAAACAGGATCATTAATAAGGAATACAACTTCGATAAACGTTAGGTCAAATTTTCCAAAAATCAGAGAGACTCGTGTATTTAATCTCAGGAGGATGTTGGACTGGGCAAAAGTGAACTTGTGATCACGGCGGAGGTCAAGAATCGAAGAAGATTAGCAGGGATTCCTTCGACAGACCTTGATCCTCCAGAAGAACCGCAGGAACTCGTCGAGGACCTGGACTCTTTCGTCAGAACAGCAACGAAGAAGTGGAGGAATCCTTCGGAGCCAAGCCGTGAATCCTTTACGAAGTCCTCCCTGGAATGAAGACGTTGTTGGCACCAGGAGCGAACGCCTTCAGAGCCCCTCAAATCCAGCGTCCGTTTGAAAAACTAAGCATGGAGACAGCGAGAGTCTCCGGGTATAACGCTTCATTCATCATGATTGCGACTTATTGCTTTTTGCTACTAGTGCTGTATTACTTGTGCTGTGACCTGTATGTTTCTATCTGTGAGGACTGTGTAACCTTGTTTGGTTCTCAACAGATTCATGTTGGCGTACAGGACATATCCTCTTATAATATGGCGGATTCTCGTGATCCGGAAATCGTGATTGTACAACGTAACAGCTTTGTTACGTCAGCCTTTGCCGTCGCCATCCCTGTGATGGCATTGTTGGCAGGCTTGGCGTTTGCTGTTTACTGTTTTCACAAGATTAAAGGAACGCGAGATCTTGACGTCTTGgatattagtgaagaaaccatACTGGAAGACAGTATGGAAACTGAAGATCTCGATGATATGGAACAACTGGACGAGACTGATGACGACTCAGGCACCGACTTTGACGAAGTGGCTAGACTGGAAGACAGTCTAAACATGGAACAACTCGACGAGGCTGATGACGACTTGGATACTGACTGTGATAAAGTTGACGAAGTAGTTAGACTAGAAGACAGTCTAAACATGGAACAACTCGATGAGACTGATGACTTGGATACTGACTGTGACGACGTTGACGAAGTGGCTAGACTGGAAGACAGTCTAAATATGGAACAACTCGACGATTATCTTCTTCACCAAATTGAAAAACTTCTAGATGACAAATTGCATTTAGAGGAAGATTTAAGATTAGCTCAAAATAAAGTGCAAACGCTGGAAAAGGTAAATGAAGAACAGACGGATACAATAACGACATTGGAGAGTCATCTGGATGAGAAAGATCTCTTGCTCAAGaagagagacgaagaggaaagagagagggaactGTTCTTCCAGCAGGAGATAGCTGAGAAGCAGAGAGAGCTGAAGGCCACTCAACAGAAGGAAACAGAACTCTGCCTCAAATTAAAAGAATCCGAAAATATGAATCAGTTGCTTGATTTGGAAAACGAAGAGATCTGTAGGATGAATGAAGACCTTAAGAACGATTTacttgagaaagagaaggaagtcgACCTTCTGAAAGAATCCCTCAACCTTAAAACTAAGGAATTGGAGGAAGGTCAAGACAAACGGGAAATAATGAAGAGACGTTTGGAGGAAACTGAAGAGGATAACTCTTCTCTCCAAGAAAAACTGAGGCTCGCTGAAAAAGAGAACGTAAGTATCCAGCAGGATGTCCTGATTATGCAGGACGAAAATCAAAAGCTCCAGTCACTTCTCAGCCAAGCAGAATCTGTGGCCATCTTGACAAATGAAATCTTAAACGCTGAGAAAACAAGTCATGAGTTACTAGGAGACGAGCTTCAAGTCATGAAGAACTGGGTGGCTGAACTAGGCGGAGAAAACGCCAAGATGAAAggagaattaaaagaaaagacaCTGTACATATTGTTACTAGAGAAATCATTAGAAACTGAGAGACGAAATAACAATACTCTGCAGGATGCTCTCCATCGTCTGAAAGAAATAGAGAACTTGCTGGAAGAagcgaagaaaagaaagagggagaaagacgaGGAGGTCGAAAGGCTGCAGAAAGATAATGAAGTCTATCGAGAACAAATTTTGAAAATATGGAGAGAAGCTGGAAAATAACTGCGAGGAGGCAGAAAGGCTATTCAGAACACTCAAGGAGCAGGTACATAAAAACAGCCTCTTAGTTAAGGAGAAGGAAGACGTAGAGATTGAAATGAAAAGGCAATATCAGGAGAACCTGAGGCAAAAGAACAGAGAAGCAGAGGAGCAGCATGAACGGGAGAAGCAAATCCAGGAAAAAATGGAAAGCGTCCTCCATCAAAAGCAGAGCCTGGAATGCTTGCTGGATTGTAAAGAAAAAGATATCATCTCTTTGAAGAACAAGGAG
Coding sequences within it:
- the LOC135218728 gene encoding paramyosin-like, with the protein product MSFLVTKVTLCRWRPQQGMFGDASAQDMMLATFKRARSGRVGVNYWGWMSSRGPGELVRVNGKLNDREYVLLLQDVMLPTVRAMAIHDNEPIIFVQDNSPIHTAHIVTEWCRRHPEMQEMDWPAKSCDINPIENLWVIMKQEIKMGPERTCDAIDRSVREEDVGLGKSELVITAEVKNRRRLAGIPSTDLDPPEEPQELVEDLDSFIHVGVQDISSYNMADSRDPEIVIVQRNSFVTSAFAVAIPVMALLAGLAFAVYCFHKIKGTRDLDVLDISEETILEDSMETEDLDDMEQLDETDDDSGTDFDEVARLEDSLNMEQLDEADDDLDTDCDKVDEVVRLEDSLNMEQLDETDDLDTDCDDVDEVARLEDSLNMEQLDDYLLHQIEKLLDDKLHLEEDLRLAQNKVQTLEKVNEEQTDTITTLESHLDEKDLLLKKRDEEERERELFFQQEIAEKQRELKATQQKETELCLKLKESENMNQLLDLENEEICRMNEDLKNDLLEKEKEVDLLKESLNLKTKELEEGQDKREIMKRRLEETEEDNSSLQEKLRLAEKENVSIQQDVLIMQDENQKLQSLLSQAESVAILTNEILNAEKTSHELLGDELQVMKNWVAELGGENAKMKGELKEKTLYILLLEKSLETERRNNNTLQDALHRLKEIENLLEEAKKRKREKDEEVERLQKDNEVYREQILKIWREAGK